AAAGTCAACGCCTGAACCTCCGATGAACGCCTACATACACCACATAGCGACTCTGGCGGCTCCATTCGTCTACCGACAAGACACCATCCGCGAGCGGATGATGGGATGGACGTCCGATGAACGGCATCGCCGCCTCCTGAGCGCCCTGTACAAGCGCTCCGGCATTGAGACCCGGCACAGCGTGCTGGAGAGTTTCTTTGAGACCGGTGGCCACGGCCTCTTCCAACCGGACGGTGGCGGGCGCCCGGGAAATCCGGGCACAGCCGAGCGGAATGCACGCTATGCCAAAGCCTCCCGTGACATGGCCGAGGAAGTTGCCAGACGTGCGCTCCATGGCAGCGGCTACCAGGCCAGTGACATCACACACGTGATCTATGTCACCTGCACTGGATTCGTGAATCCCGGACCAGAGCTGCATCTCGTCGAATCGCTCGGCATGAATCCTGGCGTGGAGCGTTACACCCTTGGGTTCATGGGCTGCTATGCGGCCTTCCCCGCGCTACGCATGGCATCGCAGTTCTGTGCAGCTTGCGAAGACGCCGTCGTGCTCGTGGTCTGTCTGGAGCTCTGCACATTGCACCTGCAGCTGGAAGACAAGCCGGACGTGATGCTGGCCAATTCACTCTTTGCTGACGGCGCAGCAGCAGCGCTCGTGACCGCACACTCGCCAGCGAAAGAAATCCCCGCCTACAGTCTGGATGGATTCACCTCGGAGTTGGTTCCTTCGGGCGCTGCGCACATGGCATGGGACATCGGCAATCACGGCTTCGAGATCAAGCTGAGTAGCTACGTGCCGGAGATACTCGGAGCAGAGATGCAGACACTCATGACACGGGTGCTTGGCAAACATCACTGCACACCCGCGGATATCGCAGAGTGGGCCGTGCATCCGGGTGGTCGCGCCATTCTGGACAAGGTGGAGCAGGGATTGCAACTGCCATACACAGCCCTGGCGAGCTCGCGCCGCGTGCTGAGGAACCATGGCAACATGAGCAGCGCGACCGTGCTCTTTGTGTTGAAGGATCTCCTGGGGACGCCGACGCAAGCAACTGGACCGACCTGCGCGATGGCCTTTGGCCCGGGTCTGACGGTGGAGGTGGCACTTCTCGAGCGTCTGGGCTGCAAACCTGTGCATCGGGCCACCGAGAACACTGCCCTGCAAACCTTGCACGACTCCACACTGCATGGCTGATACACCTTACTCGGGGACGACACCCGTCGGGCCTCCACCGAGGTGGTCCGACGCCCCTCCCTACACCAACCTGCAGCGATGGACTGCTCTGGCCTATGGCACTCTATGCCATAGTTTCTTCATCGCTGCTGTCGTGGTGATGTTCGTGGCTCTCCATGGAGGTTTGACCGAGGGATGGAGCGCCTTGTCTGGCTGGACGGGAGTGGCAGGAAATGTCCTGCTGCTCACCCAATTCGCCGCCGGGCACAGCCTGCTGCTTGGAGATCGTGGACGCAAGTGGATGGCCCGGCTGGCGCCATTCTCTCTGGGAAGGGCGCTGTCCACCACTCTGTTCGCCACCATCTCCTCGCTGCAGCTGCTGCTGGTGTTCCTGTGGTGGTCGCCTTCGCATGTCGTCTGGTCCGCTCCCGCGGGCTGGCTGCTCCATGTGCTGGACACCCTGTATGCAGCATCATGGCTGCTGCTCGCGAAGTCGATGTATGATGCCGGCATGGATGTCCAGATTGGCCTGCTGGGATGGCGCAGTGTGTGGCGCAATGAACCTGCTGTGTACAAACCCTTCGCCAGGGCAGGAACCTTCCGGTATGTACGGCAGCCCATCTACCTCTCCTTCGCGCTGATCCTATGGACTGCACCGGTCTGGACTCTGGATCATCTACTGGCGGCGCTGCTCTGGACGGGATATTGCATTGCAGCGCCGGTGCTAAAGGAGAAGCGCTATGCCAGGTACTACGGAGACGCCTTCGTACGCTATCAGCAGCGCGTGCCCTACTGGCTGCCTCTCCGACGATGGCGCAAGGAGATGGCAACGGCAACCGAGATGGACACTCCTCATGATGTGATCATCATCGGGGCCGGTCCGGTGGGGCTGCTGCTCGCAAATCTCCTTGCCGATCGAGGCCGACAGGTGCTGGTCATTGAGCAGAATCCCGACTCCCAGTGCCCATCGCAAGCCATCGGCATCACGCCACCCTCCCTGGAAATCTTTTCCCGCCTGGGACTCGCAGATGCGCTCATAGCTTCAGGGGTTCCCATCTCGCGCGTGGAAGTGAATGGCCACTATGGGCCAGTCGGCGTCTGCGATTTCACCCACCTGTCCGGCCCTTCGAAGTTTGTACTGAGTGTGCCTCAATCCCGGACGATGGCCCTCCTGCGCGGGAATCTCGCACGCTATCCTCAGGCCAGAATCACGCATGGCGCTGAAGCGAAGCTCCTCGCGCAAGATGGCTCGGGTGTGGAAGTGGAAGTGCGCAACACGAATGGCCGCGAGTCTGTAAGAGCGAAACACGTGGTGGCCTGTGATGGGAGCCGTGGCTCCACGCGCAACCAGCTACGCATCCGCACCCATGAAGGTAAATATCCCTGCCACTTCGTAATGGCGGACTTCATGGACTCAAGCGGTCTGGGCGATGAAGCGCGACTATTCTTCACCGCAGATGGAGCCGTGGAGTCCTTCCCGCTTCCAGCAGGAATGAGAAGGTGGGTTATCCAGATGCCGGATCGACAATCTTCTACCG
The Roseimicrobium gellanilyticum DNA segment above includes these coding regions:
- a CDS encoding type III polyketide synthase — protein: MNAYIHHIATLAAPFVYRQDTIRERMMGWTSDERHRRLLSALYKRSGIETRHSVLESFFETGGHGLFQPDGGGRPGNPGTAERNARYAKASRDMAEEVARRALHGSGYQASDITHVIYVTCTGFVNPGPELHLVESLGMNPGVERYTLGFMGCYAAFPALRMASQFCAACEDAVVLVVCLELCTLHLQLEDKPDVMLANSLFADGAAAALVTAHSPAKEIPAYSLDGFTSELVPSGAAHMAWDIGNHGFEIKLSSYVPEILGAEMQTLMTRVLGKHHCTPADIAEWAVHPGGRAILDKVEQGLQLPYTALASSRRVLRNHGNMSSATVLFVLKDLLGTPTQATGPTCAMAFGPGLTVEVALLERLGCKPVHRATENTALQTLHDSTLHG
- a CDS encoding FAD-dependent monooxygenase — translated: MADTPYSGTTPVGPPPRWSDAPPYTNLQRWTALAYGTLCHSFFIAAVVVMFVALHGGLTEGWSALSGWTGVAGNVLLLTQFAAGHSLLLGDRGRKWMARLAPFSLGRALSTTLFATISSLQLLLVFLWWSPSHVVWSAPAGWLLHVLDTLYAASWLLLAKSMYDAGMDVQIGLLGWRSVWRNEPAVYKPFARAGTFRYVRQPIYLSFALILWTAPVWTLDHLLAALLWTGYCIAAPVLKEKRYARYYGDAFVRYQQRVPYWLPLRRWRKEMATATEMDTPHDVIIIGAGPVGLLLANLLADRGRQVLVIEQNPDSQCPSQAIGITPPSLEIFSRLGLADALIASGVPISRVEVNGHYGPVGVCDFTHLSGPSKFVLSVPQSRTMALLRGNLARYPQARITHGAEAKLLAQDGSGVEVEVRNTNGRESVRAKHVVACDGSRGSTRNQLRIRTHEGKYPCHFVMADFMDSSGLGDEARLFFTADGAVESFPLPAGMRRWVIQMPDRQSSTAADLETLVQTVLHRTGIPLEMPHGVMPATLPFSPRWMRCETYVDGRIFLCGDSAHVMSPIGGQGMNTGFADAEFLSVALPAMQDDPAMASAWSSAYDRIRSRAARIATRRAAWGMRLGTLQGNVNALLRDTFMKAALFSPLLARPLALWFSMSSIPGATLSRVPSRRIPRRSRARRS